In one Zobellia galactanivorans genomic region, the following are encoded:
- a CDS encoding glutamate-5-semialdehyde dehydrogenase, with amino-acid sequence MKLITTDIKNKVLDSMVRILDKNRTELLEANKRDLELFNKNDQALYERLIVDDKKIEEMIAAVQKVRSQEDPVGRDISGEELPNGLKVTNKTAPFGTIMIIYESRPDVTIEAAVLAFKANNKILLKGGKEALHSNTVLVDFWHRALKENNLSTDYIQLLNLNREETRAFLKNPNQKLDLIVPRGGERLIAFVKEHASCAVLVSGRGNNFLYVDEQADWEMSLQVILNAKTAKISACNALDKILIHTNIEDFSRKMMDLAHVLKENGVSLLVDEGAQKVLKDEALIPETSVWKEEFLALKCCIGTVEKTEDAIETINEHSGGHSATIMTQNKETALRFMEQVDCAAVYQNASTRFTDGGQMGVGAELAISTDKLHHRGPLGLKQLVTNKYYVFGEGQIRE; translated from the coding sequence ATGAAACTGATTACAACGGATATAAAGAACAAGGTACTGGATTCCATGGTCCGCATTTTGGACAAAAACCGAACGGAACTACTGGAAGCCAACAAGAGAGACCTGGAACTTTTCAATAAAAACGACCAAGCCCTCTATGAGCGGCTGATCGTAGACGACAAGAAAATAGAAGAAATGATCGCGGCGGTACAAAAGGTACGTTCGCAAGAGGATCCCGTAGGAAGGGATATTTCTGGGGAAGAATTACCGAACGGCTTAAAAGTGACCAACAAAACAGCGCCTTTTGGCACTATAATGATCATTTACGAATCACGCCCCGACGTTACGATCGAAGCGGCCGTACTAGCCTTCAAAGCGAACAATAAAATTCTTTTAAAGGGTGGTAAGGAAGCGCTTCACAGCAATACCGTACTTGTCGATTTTTGGCATCGTGCCCTGAAGGAAAACAACCTTTCGACCGATTACATTCAACTATTGAACCTCAACCGCGAAGAAACCCGGGCCTTCTTGAAAAATCCAAACCAAAAGCTCGACCTGATCGTCCCAAGGGGAGGTGAACGGTTGATCGCTTTTGTAAAGGAACACGCCAGCTGTGCCGTATTGGTAAGTGGAAGGGGCAATAATTTTTTGTATGTCGATGAGCAGGCCGACTGGGAAATGAGCCTACAGGTCATATTAAATGCTAAAACCGCCAAGATATCGGCGTGTAATGCCTTGGACAAAATCCTTATCCACACCAATATTGAAGATTTTTCGCGAAAAATGATGGACTTGGCACACGTACTAAAAGAAAACGGGGTAAGCCTTTTGGTCGATGAAGGCGCGCAAAAAGTATTGAAGGACGAAGCTTTAATCCCCGAAACATCGGTTTGGAAAGAAGAGTTTTTAGCCCTGAAATGTTGCATCGGCACCGTAGAAAAAACCGAGGATGCCATTGAAACCATCAATGAACACTCCGGAGGACATTCAGCGACCATCATGACACAGAACAAGGAAACCGCCCTACGGTTTATGGAGCAGGTAGATTGTGCAGCCGTCTACCAAAATGCCTCTACCCGTTTTACCGATGGCGGACAAATGGGAGTTGGCGCAGAATTGGCCATTAGCACCGATAAATTGCACCATCGCGGCCCATTGGGGCTCAAGCAGTTGGTAACCAATAAATACTATGTCTTTGGCGAAGGACAAATAAGGGAATAA